In the Mytilus trossulus isolate FHL-02 chromosome 1, PNRI_Mtr1.1.1.hap1, whole genome shotgun sequence genome, one interval contains:
- the LOC134687541 gene encoding ankyrin-3-like: MASTLSQDEDNYVRMCLLMTGISTRAARIVFDHEMAPSCLNSTLNKKYNILKKLRNEGKINQIQWNLLFRNKPDVPDSKTFDVTLMITLLRHLTDLTPPGGYDLLPSSNETTPLSDLARIKYYRNFLAHLVEEKIEDTEFLTGWDIVTNAISRLGGITMKQECDYLKVKILDQSSREIIQQIKRSNDEIKELKKSMESLSTEMKKLEMSLENTVPWNIRVEIKEILDEWKDNDKMFITTMAAKNVLKYIKENSCVTITASSGVGKTATLKHVALQMELEEYYLLPVTAPDDIIKFNNPEQKTLFVIDNLCGNYSLNQIDIKAWEPYMERIKKILSNKLSKIIVACRLQVYQDEKFKSLSVFMSYVCNLQSADMRLLKAEKGSIAEFYLKTKAPEVIEYYDLYDCFPLLCKLYHANPSYNIKDFFQNPFTVYEAEIDMLQKKGFYSKYCALALCVIFNNNLNKEILTEEMNRETRAIIKNTCEACRLDRGTSRLTLQDDLNSFIHTFLKKEQNIYKAIHDKIFDFLVYYFGKKIIGCLIKNAQSGLISERFLLERQNNMNQFITIVPRKYHQIYTQRIIEDWSKGEVNAVFSNINMEIPQFRKKILCCLNKLDTSYQRKLAHICDVENNDTALLISCLKGDIPMIHWCLNHDVDVNQCSNDEETPLILAVNEGWTETVKLMLNKGADYKKCDSRGVSLVMRACRCGNTEIVRVLLDKGADYNKCDNEGVSPITSACIHGHTEIVRMLLDIGADFNCFDRNGRSPVKVASGYGYTEIVRMLLDTGADCNACDRNGWSPVKVASRYGNTEVVRMLLDKGADYDKCDSNGCSPVKIACSAGHTEVVRLLLDKGADFDKCDNNGWSPLKSACSVGQIRVVRLLLDKGADYDKCDNNGWSPLNSACFYKNTEIVKMLLDIGANYKKCNNKGWSPVMIACRYGHTEIVEILFNKGADYEECENEDVWSPILRACFKGQTKIVRMLLDKGASCNKCNNQGWSPVMIACKNRHAEVVELLFNKGAEYDECKIVGCSPVIRACFKGHTRIVRMLLNKGADYDRCNNDGCSPVLIACRYGNKEIVRMLLDKGADYDKCNNDGCSPVLIACRYGNKAIVRMLLDKGADYNKCNNDGCSPVFGASRYGHTKIVRMLLDKGVDYNKCDKDGCSPVMKACIFGHTEVVKMLLDIGADYNKCSWNGMSPLMGAYIE, from the exons atgGCATCTACACTTTCTCAAGATGAAGACAACTATGTCAGAATGTGCTTGTTGATGACGGGTATATCTACTCGTGCAGCAAGAATTGTATTTGATCATGAAATGGCTCCATCATGCTTGAATTCCACACtgaataaaaagtataacataCTGAAAAAACTTCGAAATGAAGGGAAAATAAACCAGATCCAGTGGAATCTCCTGTTCCGGAATAAACCTG atgttCCTGATTCTAAAACGTTTGATGTAACTCTAATGATAACTTTACTTAGGCACCTAACAGATCTGACCCCTCCTGGTGGATATGACCTTCTACCATCTTCTAATGAAACAACACCATTATCAGATTTAGCcagaataaaatattacagaaaCTTCCTAGCTCACCTGGTTGAGGAGAAAATAGAAGATACAGAGTTCCTCACAGGATGGGACATTGTCACTAAT GCTATCAGTAGATTAGGTGGAATAACAATGAAGCAGGAGTGTGATTACTTGAAGGTGAAGATACTTGACCAGAGTAGTCGGGAAATAATCCAACAAATTAAACGTTCAAATGATGAAATAAAGGAACTGAAAAAGTCAATGGAGAGCTTGAGCACAGAAATGAAAAAGTTAGAAATGTCTCTTGAAAATACAGTACCTTGGAATATTAGGG TTGAAATTAAAGAGATCCTTGATGAGTGGAAGGATAATGATAAGATGTTTATAACAACCATGGCTGCAAAAAAcgtactaaaatatataaaggagAACAGTTGTGTAACTATTACTGCTAGTTCTGGCGTAGGGAAGACGGCCACACTCAAACATGTGGCATTGCAGATGGAACTAGAAGAGTATTATTTACTTCCAGTGACAGCCCCAGATGACATTATCAAGTTTAATAACCCAGAACAGAAAACACTGTTTGTTATAGATAATTTATGTGGAAACTATTCTTTAAACCAGATCGACATTAAGGCTTGGGAACCTTACATGGAGAGAATCAAAAAGATCCTTTCGAATAAACTTTCTAAAATAATTGTAGCATGTCGATTACAAGTGTATCaggatgaaaaatttaaatctttgtCGGTTTTCATGTCATACGTATGTAACCTACAATCAGCAGACATGCGCTTGTTAAAAGCTGAAAAGGGGTCAATAGCTGAGTTTTATCTTAAAACAAAAGCTCCTGAGGTTATAGAATATTATGATTTATATGATTGTTTCCCACTTTTATGTAAATTGTATCATGCAAATCCTTCATATAACATAAAAGATTTCTTCCAAAATCCTTTTACAGTGTATGAAGCAGAGATTGACATGTTACAGAAAAAGGGATTTTACAGTAAATACTGTGCTTTGGCTCTATGTGTcatatttaacaataatttgaataaagaaatattaacaGAGGAGATGAACAGAGAAACAAGAGCTATAATTAAGAACACATGTGAGGCATGCAGACTGGACAGAGGGACGTCAAGGCTTACTTTACAGGATGACCTAAACTCATTCATACATACATTCTTGAAAAAGgaacaaaacatatacaaagctatacatgataaaatatttgactttcTGGTGTACTACTTTGGAAAGAAAATAATTGGCTGCTTGATAAAGAATGCACAAAGTGGTTTAATAAGTGAAAGATTTTTGTTAGAACGACAAAATAATATGaatcaatttataacaattgTGCCCCGTAAATACCATCaaatatatacacaaagaataatTGAGGACTGGTCAAAGGGTGAAGTCAATGCTGTATTTTCTAACATCAATATGGAGATACCtcagttcagaaaaaaaattctctgtTGTTTGAATAAACTGGACACATCTTACCAGAGAAAATTAGCTCATATATGTGATGTGGAAAACAACGATACTGCTCTGTTAATATCATGTTTAAAAGGCGACATTCCCATGATTCACTGGTGTCTTAATCATGATGTGGATGTTAATCAGTGTAGCAATGATGAGGAAACTCCATTGATATTAGCTGTCAATGAAGGATGGACAGAAACAGTAAAATTGATGCTAAACAAAGGAGCAGATTACAAAAAATGTGACAGCAGAGGTGTATCACTTGTTATGCGAGCTTGTAGATGTGGAAATACTGAAATTGTAAGGGTATTGTTAGACAAGGGGGCAGATTATAATAAATGTGACAACGAAGGTGTGTCACCTATTACTAGTGCTTGCATACATGGACATACAGAAATAGTTAGGATGTTGTTAGACATTGGAGCAGATTTTAATTGCTTTGACAGAAATGGTCGGTCGCCTGTAAAAGTTGCTAGTGGATATGGATATACAGAAATAGTAAGGATGTTGTTAGACACGGGAGCAGATTGTAATGCATGTGACAGAAATGGTTGGTCACCTGTAAAAGTTGCTAGTAGATATGGAAATACAGAAGTAGTAAGGATGTTGTTAGACAAAGGAGCAGATTATGATAAATGTGACAGTAATGGTTGTTCACCCGTAAAGATCGCTTGTAGTGCTGGACATACAGAAGTAGTGAGGTTGTTGTTGGACAAAGGAGCAgattttgataaatgtgacAACAATGGTTGGTCACCTTTAAAGTCGGCTTGTAGTGTTGGACAAATAAGAGTAGTAAGGTTGTTGTTAGACAAAGGAGCAGATTATGATAAATGTGACAATAATGGTTGGTCACCTTTAAATTCGGCTTGTTTTTATAAGAATACAGAAATAGTAAAGATGTTGTTAGACATAGgagcaaattataaaaaatgtaacaataaagGTTGGTCACCTGTAATGATTGCTTGTAGATATGGACACACAGAAATAGTAGAGATATTGTTTAACAAAGGAGCTGATTATGAAGAATGTGAAAATGAAGATGTCTGGTCACCTATATTAAGAGCTTGTTTTAAGGGACAAACAAAAATAGTAAGGATGTTGTTAGACAAAGGAGCAAGTtgtaataaatgtaacaatCAAGGTTGGTCACCTGTAATGATTGCATGTAAAAATAGACATGCAGAGGTCGTAGAGCTATTGTTTAACAAAGGAGCAGAATATGATGAATGTAAAATTGTTGGCTGTTCACCTGTAATAAGAGCTTGTTTTAAGGGACATACAAGAATAGTAAGAATGTTGTTAAACAAAGGTGCAGATTATGATAGATGTAATAATGATGGTTGTTCGCCTGTATTGATTGCTTGTAGATATGGAAATAAAGAAATAGTAAGGATGTTGTTAGATAAAGGAGCAGATTATGATAAATGTAATAATGATGGTTGTTCGCCTGTATTGATTGCTTGTAGATATGGAAATAAAGCAATAGTTAGGATGTTGTTAGACAAAGGAGCagattataataaatgtaacaatgatggcTGTTCACCGGTATTTGGAGCTAGTAGATATGGACATACAAAAATAGTAAGGATGTTGTTAGACAAAGGAGTAGATTATAATAAATGTGACAAAGATGGTTGTTCACCTGTAATGAAAGCTTGTATTTTTGGACATACAGAAGTAGTTAAGATGTTGTTAGACATAGGAGCAGATTATAATAAATGCAGTTGGAATGGTATGTCACCTTTAATGGGAGCTTATATTGAGTGA